A portion of the Halodesulfovibrio aestuarii DSM 17919 = ATCC 29578 genome contains these proteins:
- the proX gene encoding glycine betaine/L-proline ABC transporter substrate-binding protein ProX, whose translation MLRNFLLSLLIVSISIPAFAHNKQPGKGIIIRPARATWPTGYFHATIIEKGLRELGYTVEKPKELPVTQFFNTVAQGDVDYWPNSWFPLHDNYLEKQNDSISAVGYVLKKQGLQGYLVDKKHAAALKIKSLDDFKRPEVRKAFDKDGDGKADLTGAPPGWAAVNVINMHIDKYGLKDHVKQINESYEVAMAANLAAYKNGDPIFYYTWTPSWIIYKLVPGKDVIWINVPFNIPITDSKKELKLMRLHEVEGAATDPINMGFSVADIRVIANKKFLESNPPAKKFLELFTIDLCDLNEEYTKIMEGENSQQDINLHAEEWIKDNQDTWNSWLEQARHTVN comes from the coding sequence ATGCTAAGAAACTTTCTACTATCCTTACTTATTGTCTCCATCTCTATTCCAGCTTTTGCCCACAACAAACAACCGGGAAAAGGCATCATCATCAGACCTGCCCGTGCCACATGGCCAACTGGATATTTCCACGCGACCATTATTGAAAAAGGCCTTCGCGAGCTTGGATATACTGTAGAAAAGCCTAAAGAACTTCCGGTTACACAATTTTTCAATACAGTTGCACAGGGAGACGTAGATTACTGGCCAAACAGCTGGTTTCCACTTCACGATAACTACCTTGAAAAACAAAATGATTCTATCTCGGCAGTTGGATATGTTTTAAAAAAACAAGGGCTGCAGGGATACCTTGTTGATAAAAAGCACGCAGCAGCCCTGAAGATAAAATCACTGGATGATTTTAAACGTCCGGAAGTACGCAAGGCTTTTGATAAGGACGGGGACGGAAAGGCCGATCTTACTGGCGCTCCTCCTGGATGGGCAGCAGTAAACGTTATCAACATGCACATTGATAAATACGGCCTTAAGGATCACGTCAAACAGATAAATGAGTCGTATGAGGTAGCAATGGCGGCAAATCTCGCGGCATACAAAAACGGTGATCCGATCTTTTACTATACTTGGACTCCAAGTTGGATCATCTATAAGTTAGTTCCCGGGAAGGATGTTATATGGATTAACGTTCCCTTTAACATTCCAATCACAGACTCTAAAAAAGAACTAAAATTAATGCGCCTGCATGAAGTTGAAGGTGCTGCGACGGATCCTATTAATATGGGGTTCAGCGTTGCTGACATTCGTGTCATTGCGAACAAGAAGTTTTTGGAGAGCAACCCGCCAGCCAAGAAGTTTTTGGAACTATTCACAATTGATCTTTGCGACCTGAATGAAGAGTACACAAAGATTATGGAAGGTGAAAACTCCCAGCAAGACATCAATCTCCATGCTGAAGAATGGATAAAGGACAATCAGGACACATGGAACAGCTGGCTTGAACAAGCCCGCCATACAGTAAATTAG
- a CDS encoding DUF2867 domain-containing protein, translated as MKINKYATQPDGSMILYDWNGAVHYIDSYQLIMSNPDKLSIDTVANIIFASDPPKWQKALTRLRDSIVGFFGLKTGMPSESPQPQSDPTQSQLVDKIGLFPVINRSDSEIVMELDDKHLLFRASLLMRKLQNSDQYSVFLTTIVQFHNLWGRMYFFPVKPFHRIIVTQSLKRLLRQHNELIPQDSLP; from the coding sequence ATGAAAATTAATAAATATGCAACACAACCAGATGGCTCGATGATTTTATATGATTGGAATGGGGCTGTTCACTATATAGATTCATACCAGCTTATAATGTCAAATCCTGATAAGTTATCAATTGATACGGTAGCAAACATAATTTTTGCGTCAGACCCGCCTAAATGGCAAAAAGCTCTGACTCGTTTGCGAGATTCTATTGTTGGATTCTTCGGGTTGAAAACCGGAATGCCCTCGGAATCCCCACAACCGCAGAGTGACCCCACTCAGTCTCAGCTAGTTGATAAGATAGGTTTGTTTCCTGTGATTAACCGTTCAGACTCAGAAATTGTGATGGAGCTTGATGATAAGCATTTGTTATTTCGCGCTTCATTATTAATGAGAAAGCTCCAAAACTCAGACCAGTACTCTGTTTTTCTGACAACAATAGTCCAATTTCATAATCTATGGGGCAGGATGTATTTTTTTCCTGTAAAACCATTTCATAGAATAATTGTAACACAAAGTTTGAAAAGGCTTTTAAGGCAGCATAACGAGCTAATACCTCAGGATAGTCTGCCATAA
- a CDS encoding amino acid permease, translating into MKSQSLDAVCIVAGTTIGAGMLGLPMAIGFLGFKVSMVLLLVMWALAFYTSLLLLEVNLQVGAGLNVNMMVKKVLGRWGQVIAVVCLGFLLYAVLVAYVTAMGGIIARAIGVNGDAFSTGACSVAFALVMATIMYLGTNAIVRFNSLFFLSMLGAMGIAFATLSTTVDVNVLMDATPDYKYLVGSIPVLFASFSFHFCIPSITTVVGTNTRQLVRIMFWGTLLPLLCYMLWLFLSLGSVPMDQIVHMRGGVDSLIKSMCNGSVVIQTILSIFAAFALITSFFGVALSLFDLMAETLRRGNSGRERMGTTVIVFVPVIIASLLAPGGFIAALAHAGAALAVICILLPCAMSYKLRREAKAAANKFVYMTPGGSMGIATAAVCGVVILVANYI; encoded by the coding sequence ATGAAGTCACAATCTCTGGATGCAGTATGTATTGTAGCTGGCACCACTATTGGTGCGGGAATGCTTGGTTTGCCAATGGCAATTGGCTTTCTGGGCTTCAAAGTCAGCATGGTACTGCTTCTGGTCATGTGGGCTCTGGCGTTCTACACTTCCCTTCTTTTGCTTGAAGTTAATTTGCAGGTCGGGGCTGGCTTAAACGTAAATATGATGGTTAAGAAAGTTCTTGGCAGATGGGGGCAGGTTATTGCTGTTGTCTGTTTGGGTTTTCTTCTTTACGCGGTGCTTGTTGCCTACGTAACTGCAATGGGTGGTATCATTGCCCGTGCCATAGGGGTTAATGGAGACGCATTTAGTACCGGAGCCTGCTCCGTTGCATTTGCACTGGTAATGGCCACTATTATGTACTTAGGTACAAATGCCATTGTACGTTTTAACAGTTTGTTTTTCTTGAGTATGCTTGGGGCAATGGGTATTGCTTTTGCTACCTTGAGTACTACTGTAGATGTAAATGTGTTAATGGATGCTACACCGGACTACAAATATCTTGTTGGTTCTATCCCTGTTCTATTTGCTTCATTTTCTTTCCACTTCTGTATTCCTAGTATCACCACTGTGGTCGGAACAAACACCAGACAGCTGGTTCGCATTATGTTCTGGGGCACCTTGCTTCCGCTTCTGTGTTATATGTTATGGCTGTTTCTGTCTCTTGGCAGTGTACCTATGGATCAGATTGTACACATGAGAGGCGGTGTTGATTCTCTTATAAAATCCATGTGTAATGGCTCTGTGGTGATTCAGACTATTCTGTCCATTTTTGCGGCGTTTGCCCTTATTACCTCATTTTTTGGTGTGGCACTCTCCTTGTTTGATTTGATGGCAGAAACGTTACGTCGTGGTAATAGTGGGAGAGAACGTATGGGAACAACTGTTATTGTGTTTGTTCCGGTTATAATTGCATCTTTGCTTGCTCCTGGTGGTTTTATTGCAGCACTCGCTCATGCAGGTGCAGCTCTTGCAGTTATCTGTATTTTGTTGCCGTGTGCTATGAGCTATAAACTTCGCCGTGAGGCAAAAGCTGCCGCGAATAAGTTTGTATACATGACTCCGGGGGGCAGTATGGGGATCGCAACCGCAGCAGTATGTGGTGTTGTGATTCTTGTCGCTAACTACATTTAA
- a CDS encoding SulP family inorganic anion transporter, whose amino-acid sequence MRSYALFSRRTFRPALLTTFASGYNLSQFVKDIVSGSTVGIVALPLAMAFAIASGCSPERGLFTAIVAGFIISAIGGSRFQIGGPTGAFVVIVAGIIARHGYEGLVVATCMAGVILLIMGFCGLGRLLKFIPYPVTTGFTTGIALLIFTTQIKDLLGLHLTDIPASFIPKISALAHATPTAHVDSITVAGVTLVTIFLTRKLFPRFPSHIAGILVASAVAIFGGLDVATIGTRFGGIPAELPSFSLPTNITSLAVTMFPDAVTIALLAAIESLLSAVVADGMTGERHHSSTELIGQGVANIASSFFGGIPATGAIARTATNIRAGAFSPVSGMVHAIVLALFVKFFAPVASAIPLASLAGVLTYVAWDMSELPKFIHTLRAPKSDVAVMVSTFLLTVLIDLTVGVQFGVVLAALLLIGRISDATKFQNWERATAAPVKRSPSWNSDIEVYEINGPFFFGCADRFSQTFSLMRKPPRVIIFRMRHVHTIDATALHALELVLRQMQHLHVHVLFSGVDPSIQKQMIRFGLLSFISNDDICHSFGTAWSKAHEFTQEPPSSPTQQVMV is encoded by the coding sequence GTGCGTTCATACGCTCTTTTCAGCAGGCGAACATTTCGCCCTGCGCTGCTCACCACTTTTGCTTCCGGCTATAATCTTTCACAATTTGTCAAAGATATCGTTTCCGGATCAACAGTAGGTATTGTCGCTCTACCTTTGGCTATGGCATTTGCTATTGCCAGTGGTTGCTCACCAGAACGAGGACTTTTTACAGCCATCGTAGCTGGCTTCATTATTTCCGCTATCGGCGGCTCCCGTTTTCAAATCGGCGGTCCTACCGGGGCCTTCGTTGTTATCGTTGCAGGTATTATAGCCAGACATGGCTATGAAGGACTTGTAGTGGCAACATGTATGGCGGGTGTCATATTACTTATCATGGGGTTTTGTGGATTAGGACGACTGCTCAAGTTCATTCCATACCCAGTAACAACCGGCTTCACCACCGGTATCGCCCTGCTTATTTTTACAACGCAGATTAAAGACTTGCTCGGGCTGCATCTAACAGACATACCGGCATCATTTATCCCAAAAATAAGCGCACTGGCACATGCAACACCTACAGCGCATGTGGACTCCATTACTGTAGCCGGGGTAACGCTTGTAACAATATTCTTAACGCGCAAATTATTCCCGCGCTTCCCATCACATATTGCAGGTATTTTAGTCGCCTCTGCCGTAGCGATTTTCGGCGGCCTTGATGTTGCAACTATTGGAACACGCTTTGGTGGCATCCCCGCAGAACTGCCATCATTTTCTCTGCCAACCAATATTACATCACTCGCTGTGACGATGTTTCCGGACGCTGTGACCATCGCTCTGCTTGCTGCTATCGAATCTCTTTTGAGTGCAGTTGTGGCTGACGGAATGACCGGTGAACGTCATCACTCTTCAACAGAGCTCATTGGACAAGGCGTTGCAAACATTGCATCATCGTTCTTCGGGGGTATCCCTGCAACTGGTGCAATTGCCCGTACCGCAACAAACATCCGCGCGGGTGCATTCTCACCTGTCTCTGGTATGGTACACGCAATTGTTCTCGCATTATTCGTTAAGTTTTTTGCGCCGGTAGCTTCTGCAATTCCACTTGCAAGCCTTGCCGGAGTTCTGACGTACGTTGCATGGGACATGAGTGAACTTCCTAAGTTCATCCATACCCTTCGTGCTCCTAAGTCAGATGTCGCGGTTATGGTTTCCACATTTTTACTTACGGTCCTTATAGACCTGACTGTGGGCGTGCAATTCGGTGTTGTACTCGCAGCATTGCTTTTAATTGGACGAATTAGCGACGCAACCAAATTTCAAAACTGGGAACGCGCAACCGCAGCTCCTGTTAAGCGTTCACCTTCGTGGAATAGTGATATTGAAGTCTATGAAATCAACGGCCCATTCTTCTTCGGCTGTGCAGACCGCTTTTCACAGACATTTTCTTTAATGCGCAAACCACCGCGTGTGATTATTTTTAGAATGCGTCATGTTCACACCATTGATGCAACGGCATTGCACGCTCTTGAATTAGTTCTGCGTCAAATGCAACATCTTCATGTTCACGTACTCTTCTCTGGAGTTGATCCTTCCATTCAAAAGCAAATGATTCGATTCGGCCTGCTTTCTTTCATCAGCAACGACGACATCTGTCACTCTTTTGGTACCGCATGGTCTAAAGCTCATGAGTTTACTCAGGAGCCACCATCTTCTCCGACCCAACAGGTTATGGTTTAA
- the dsrK gene encoding sulfate reduction electron transfer complex DsrMKJOP subunit DsrK encodes MPKVNWMNTKPEITEGAVAYPAKKVTMEPLGMPNPHDWNPLEEDWHLPENWEEIIYNGLKERLEKYRSLKLFMDICVRCGACADKCHYFIGSGDPKNMPVLRAELLRSVYRKDFTTAGKILGKLAGARKLDKDVIKEWFYYFYQCTECRRCSLYCPYGIDTAEITMMARELLHELGLGLHWIMDPVSNCNRTGNHLGITPHAFKEIVEFLCEDIEEVTGISINPPFNEPGHEVLFITPSGDAFAEPGIYTFMGYLMLFEEIGLDYTLSTYASEGGNFGLFTSSSMMKKLNAKMYAEAERLGSKWILGGECGHMWRVINQYMSTMNGPAPSCMETPVSPITGTVFENARETKMVHIAEFTADLIKHNKIRLDPSRNDHHKVTFHDSCNPARAMGLLEEPREVLKAVCNNFYEMPENTIREQTFCCGAGSGLNTDEIMEIRMRGALPRGNALRYVQEKHGVNMMSCVCAIDRATLPPLADYWAPGVDISGLHELVANALVMKGEKKRTMDLRQEELPGMEDE; translated from the coding sequence ATGCCTAAAGTAAACTGGATGAACACCAAGCCTGAAATAACTGAAGGCGCGGTTGCATATCCAGCTAAAAAAGTGACCATGGAACCTCTTGGAATGCCTAATCCACACGATTGGAATCCACTTGAGGAAGATTGGCACCTCCCTGAAAACTGGGAAGAAATCATCTATAACGGTTTAAAAGAACGCCTTGAAAAGTACCGTTCTCTTAAACTTTTCATGGACATCTGTGTTCGCTGTGGTGCCTGTGCTGATAAGTGTCACTACTTCATCGGTTCCGGTGACCCTAAAAACATGCCTGTTCTGCGTGCAGAGCTGCTCCGTTCTGTTTACCGCAAAGACTTTACCACAGCTGGTAAAATCCTCGGTAAACTTGCCGGTGCACGCAAGCTCGACAAAGACGTAATTAAAGAATGGTTCTACTACTTCTATCAGTGTACTGAATGTCGTCGTTGCTCCCTGTACTGCCCATACGGCATTGATACCGCTGAAATTACCATGATGGCTCGCGAATTACTGCATGAACTCGGCCTTGGTCTGCACTGGATCATGGACCCTGTAAGCAACTGTAACCGCACTGGTAACCACCTTGGTATTACTCCACATGCTTTCAAAGAAATCGTAGAGTTCCTCTGCGAAGATATTGAAGAAGTTACCGGTATCTCTATCAACCCTCCGTTCAACGAACCTGGGCATGAAGTACTCTTCATTACCCCTTCCGGTGACGCATTTGCAGAACCGGGCATCTACACCTTTATGGGTTACCTGATGCTCTTCGAAGAAATCGGGCTTGATTACACCTTATCCACATATGCATCTGAAGGCGGTAACTTCGGTCTCTTTACATCATCCAGCATGATGAAGAAATTGAACGCTAAGATGTACGCTGAAGCTGAACGCTTAGGCTCCAAATGGATTCTTGGTGGCGAATGTGGTCACATGTGGCGTGTTATTAACCAGTACATGTCTACCATGAACGGCCCAGCACCTTCCTGCATGGAAACTCCAGTAAGCCCAATTACTGGTACCGTGTTTGAAAACGCTCGTGAAACCAAAATGGTTCACATTGCAGAGTTCACTGCTGACCTCATTAAGCACAACAAAATCCGCCTTGATCCTTCACGCAACGATCATCACAAAGTTACCTTCCACGACAGCTGTAACCCGGCACGTGCTATGGGACTTCTTGAAGAACCTCGTGAAGTTCTTAAGGCTGTATGTAATAACTTCTATGAAATGCCTGAAAACACCATCCGCGAGCAGACTTTCTGTTGTGGTGCAGGTTCCGGTCTCAACACTGATGAGATTATGGAAATCCGTATGCGTGGTGCTCTTCCTCGCGGTAACGCTTTACGTTACGTGCAGGAAAAACATGGTGTTAACATGATGTCTTGTGTTTGTGCTATTGACCGAGCAACTCTGCCTCCGCTTGCCGACTACTGGGCACCGGGCGTGGATATTTCGGGCCTGCACGAGCTTGTCGCTAACGCCCTTGTTATGAAAGGCGAGAAAAAGCGTACTATGGACCTCAGGCAGGAAGAACTGCCAGGAATGGAGGATGAATAA
- a CDS encoding RsbRD N-terminal domain-containing protein: MRHQVQAIFSEHKKEITDAWISAIFGTYDIDTVGFLRSQEDAFANPVGNKTKKATAILIDALVDDNLDSDIVTPAMNELIQVRAVQKFEADQAMSVIFVLKNIIRKHIVPKLSKSEEFADLLELESKIDSLALVGFRIYSECRDKVQRMRVDEFKRKHFQLLKRAERILEKPVGEPES, translated from the coding sequence ATGCGACACCAAGTACAAGCTATTTTTTCTGAACATAAAAAAGAAATTACCGATGCGTGGATTTCAGCCATCTTCGGTACCTATGACATTGATACTGTAGGATTCCTGCGTAGTCAGGAAGACGCTTTTGCTAACCCTGTAGGGAATAAAACCAAAAAAGCGACTGCAATTCTTATCGATGCACTCGTGGATGATAATTTGGACAGTGATATCGTAACACCGGCAATGAACGAACTCATTCAGGTGCGCGCCGTTCAAAAATTCGAAGCAGACCAAGCAATGTCTGTTATCTTCGTTTTAAAAAATATCATCCGAAAACACATTGTCCCCAAACTTTCTAAGTCCGAAGAATTTGCTGATCTTCTGGAACTAGAATCAAAGATAGATTCTCTGGCCCTTGTGGGATTCCGCATTTATTCGGAATGCCGAGACAAAGTTCAGAGAATGCGCGTTGACGAATTCAAAAGGAAGCACTTTCAGCTCTTGAAGAGAGCAGAACGTATATTGGAGAAACCGGTTGGGGAACCGGAATCGTAA
- the dsrM gene encoding sulfate reduction electron transfer complex DsrMKJOP subunit DsrM, which yields MIISLLAVIALGILAWMGSMMGFQYVLAVCLPYTAITVFLVGFAWRILDWAKRPVPFSIPTTGGQQKSLPWIKPATLDNPTNKAGVWGRMILEVLLFRSLFRNTNVSIEGDRVVYWSSKFLWLFALIFHYSFLIIFVRHFRFFAEPVPFFVNGVEMLDGILQIGAPRLFMTGPLILVALAYLIGRRIFNQKVRYISLLSDYFPLFLIFGLCATGIAMRYFLKVDIATVKVFVMSLLHFAPDTAALAKIGSIFYVHMLFLVVLLMYFPFSKLMHAGGVFFSPTRNMANDSRIKLHVNPWNPEKVYRTYEAYEDEFRVPMVEAGLPVVKQPEE from the coding sequence ATGATTATTTCACTTCTCGCGGTTATAGCATTAGGTATACTTGCCTGGATGGGATCAATGATGGGATTCCAATATGTTCTGGCAGTTTGTTTACCTTACACAGCAATAACCGTATTCCTTGTAGGTTTCGCATGGCGGATTTTAGACTGGGCAAAGCGCCCTGTTCCGTTCAGCATTCCTACTACAGGTGGTCAACAGAAGTCTCTTCCTTGGATTAAGCCTGCCACTCTCGACAACCCGACCAATAAGGCGGGTGTTTGGGGACGCATGATCCTTGAAGTACTTTTGTTTCGCTCCCTGTTCCGCAACACTAACGTTTCAATTGAAGGCGACCGCGTGGTCTACTGGTCCTCTAAGTTCCTGTGGCTCTTCGCGCTCATCTTCCACTACTCTTTCCTTATTATTTTTGTACGTCACTTCAGGTTCTTTGCTGAGCCGGTGCCTTTCTTCGTGAATGGTGTCGAAATGCTCGACGGCATCCTGCAGATTGGTGCTCCGCGTCTGTTTATGACCGGCCCACTAATTCTTGTAGCGCTGGCATACCTGATTGGCCGTCGTATCTTTAATCAAAAAGTGCGTTACATCTCTCTTTTGAGCGATTACTTCCCGCTTTTCCTGATTTTCGGCCTGTGTGCTACCGGCATCGCAATGCGCTACTTCCTTAAAGTAGACATTGCGACTGTTAAAGTATTTGTAATGAGCTTGCTCCACTTCGCACCGGACACAGCAGCTCTTGCAAAAATCGGCAGCATTTTCTACGTGCACATGCTCTTCCTTGTAGTACTCCTTATGTACTTCCCGTTCAGTAAGCTTATGCATGCTGGTGGTGTATTCTTTAGCCCGACCCGTAACATGGCAAACGACAGCCGTATTAAGCTGCATGTTAACCCATGGAACCCGGAAAAAGTATACCGCACTTACGAAGCATACGAAGACGAGTTCAGGGTACCTATGGTTGAGGCTGGACTCCCGGTCGTAAAGCAGCCGGAAGAATAA
- the dsrJ gene encoding sulfate reduction electron transfer complex DsrMKJOP subunit DsrJ — protein MYNSKYVISGLVIFLAVFSYPFWGNLASKDYTGPKLSLPTDQKQCIEPVEFMRSQHMTLLNQWRDSALREGKRVYVASNGATWDASLQKTCMSCHTNKAEFCDTCHLENAVEPYCWTCHVPPKGNE, from the coding sequence ATGTATAACAGCAAGTATGTTATCTCCGGACTGGTAATCTTTTTAGCCGTTTTTTCTTACCCTTTCTGGGGCAATCTGGCTTCCAAAGACTACACTGGTCCAAAACTGAGCCTGCCAACTGATCAAAAGCAGTGCATTGAGCCTGTTGAATTCATGCGCTCTCAGCACATGACTTTGTTAAACCAGTGGCGCGACTCCGCACTTCGTGAAGGCAAACGTGTATACGTAGCCTCTAACGGTGCAACTTGGGATGCAAGCCTGCAGAAAACCTGTATGAGCTGTCATACCAATAAGGCTGAGTTCTGTGACACTTGTCACCTTGAGAACGCCGTGGAGCCATATTGTTGGACTTGCCACGTTCCGCCTAAGGGGAATGAATAA
- the dsrP gene encoding sulfate reduction electron transfer complex DsrMKJOP subunit DsrP, with product MLEKVLKGSPKYYMWLAFLGGLIGVGAITYLFQLKYGLSLTGMSRNVTWGFYIAQFTYLVGIAASAVMLVLPAYFHGYKQFKKIIIFGEFMAIGAVIMCMLFIVVDMGMPQRMLNVMLHPTFNSVMFYDMMVLIGYLCLNAIIGWKTLECERFQVVPPQWVKYLIYTSVIWAFSIHTVTAFLSQGLPGRHYWLTAVLAARFLASAFCAGPALLLLLLMIVKRIAKFEIGKEAIKTLTIIITYAMCLNVFLFLCEVFTSFYSNIPGHMHPLHYLFAGTEQGLPWVTYWMWIGAVMAIGSLVLLIPTSLRENMKILPWALGMLVLATWIDKGLGLIIGGFAPSPFETWASYAPTVPELLISLGIFAVGAFVVSILWKIAIDVKKEAGTL from the coding sequence ATGCTCGAAAAAGTTTTGAAAGGATCTCCAAAGTACTACATGTGGCTGGCTTTCCTCGGTGGCCTTATCGGCGTCGGTGCAATTACATACCTGTTCCAGCTTAAATACGGTCTTAGCCTTACAGGCATGAGCCGTAACGTTACCTGGGGCTTTTACATTGCTCAATTTACCTACCTCGTAGGTATCGCCGCTTCCGCTGTTATGCTGGTACTTCCAGCTTACTTCCACGGCTACAAGCAGTTCAAGAAGATCATCATCTTTGGTGAATTCATGGCAATTGGCGCAGTAATCATGTGCATGCTCTTTATCGTAGTTGATATGGGTATGCCTCAGCGTATGCTGAACGTAATGCTGCACCCAACCTTTAACTCCGTCATGTTCTACGATATGATGGTACTTATCGGTTACCTTTGCCTTAACGCAATCATCGGTTGGAAAACTCTGGAATGCGAACGCTTTCAGGTTGTACCTCCACAGTGGGTAAAATACCTTATTTACACTTCCGTAATCTGGGCATTCTCTATCCACACCGTTACAGCGTTCTTGTCTCAGGGTCTCCCGGGCCGCCATTACTGGCTTACTGCAGTTCTTGCTGCTCGATTCCTTGCTTCTGCATTCTGCGCAGGTCCAGCTCTTCTTCTTCTCCTTCTCATGATCGTGAAAAGAATTGCTAAATTCGAAATTGGTAAAGAAGCTATTAAAACTCTTACCATTATCATCACCTACGCAATGTGCCTCAACGTGTTCCTGTTCCTTTGTGAAGTATTTACTTCATTCTACAGTAACATTCCTGGCCACATGCACCCACTTCACTACCTCTTCGCAGGTACTGAACAGGGTCTTCCTTGGGTAACTTACTGGATGTGGATCGGTGCAGTTATGGCTATTGGCAGCCTTGTACTGCTCATTCCTACCTCCCTGCGTGAAAACATGAAGATCCTTCCATGGGCTCTCGGCATGCTCGTTCTCGCTACCTGGATTGATAAAGGTCTTGGCCTCATTATCGGTGGTTTTGCACCATCTCCATTTGAGACCTGGGCTTCCTACGCACCAACCGTACCAGAGTTGTTAATTTCTCTCGGTATCTTCGCTGTTGGCGCATTCGTAGTATCCATCCTCTGGAAGATCGCTATCGATGTAAAAAAAGAAGCAGGCACTTTGTAG
- the dsrO gene encoding sulfate reduction electron transfer complex DsrMKJOP subunit DsrO, giving the protein MKRSRRQFLKVASLSVAGLGAQLAAGGMTKAAAAVKPSYKEDALALKAKRWAMVIDTREFTSKEDFDACINACNTAHNIPHIPGKTEIKWIWKDAYEHTFTDTTNKYQSKEIEDREYFMLCNHCENPPCVRVCPTQATYKLESGIVAMDYHRCIGCRFCMAGCPFGARSFNFTDPRPYIKEVNPKFPTRMIGVVEKCNFCVERLDAGKLPACVEAAQGKIHFGDLSDPESEVRKLLEENFTLRRKPSLGTEPGVFYII; this is encoded by the coding sequence ATGAAACGTAGCAGAAGACAATTCCTTAAGGTTGCCAGCCTTTCTGTTGCAGGTCTTGGTGCTCAGCTTGCTGCTGGCGGCATGACCAAAGCAGCTGCTGCTGTTAAACCTAGTTACAAAGAAGATGCTCTTGCGCTTAAAGCTAAGCGTTGGGCTATGGTAATTGATACTCGCGAGTTTACTTCCAAAGAAGACTTTGATGCTTGCATCAACGCTTGTAACACTGCGCACAACATTCCACATATTCCGGGTAAAACTGAAATCAAGTGGATTTGGAAAGACGCATACGAGCACACCTTCACAGACACAACCAACAAGTATCAGTCAAAAGAAATTGAAGACCGTGAATACTTCATGCTCTGCAACCATTGCGAGAACCCTCCATGTGTTCGCGTATGTCCAACTCAGGCTACTTACAAGCTTGAAAGCGGCATCGTTGCTATGGACTACCATCGCTGTATCGGTTGCCGTTTCTGCATGGCAGGTTGCCCATTTGGCGCACGTTCATTCAACTTCACTGATCCTCGCCCTTACATCAAAGAGGTCAACCCTAAGTTCCCTACCCGTATGATCGGTGTAGTTGAGAAATGTAACTTCTGTGTTGAACGTCTTGATGCAGGTAAGCTTCCAGCTTGTGTTGAAGCAGCTCAGGGTAAAATTCACTTCGGCGACCTTTCAGATCCTGAATCTGAAGTTCGTAAGTTGCTCGAAGAGAACTTCACACTTCGTCGTAAACCATCATTAGGCACTGAGCCTGGTGTATTCTACATAATTTAG